One window of Burkholderia cepacia GG4 genomic DNA carries:
- the tssI gene encoding type VI secretion system tip protein VgrG, which translates to MNRVFTLDSPHGDDLTFHTLDGCEALGQLFEFRIEALADSHSLSLKDLLGKPVTVRIEQQDLSTRYLNGIVARASLAGRRAERHYGYELVVRPWLWLATRRSDCRIFQNRTVPDIVQEVLAPYGFPIENKLTEAYVPREYCVQYNETDTAFVTRLMEFEGIYFHFRHAADHHTLVLSDAMSSHVALPGYETIPYIAPDRTAIADEEHIDGWLPAQEVSVGKHQTTDYDYTKPRADLSSQKVDPRGHDHDSFASFEWPGGYRDDTPGAHYSRVRLEEQQAEHERASADTDVRGVAPGYVFTLEHCPRADQNREYLIVRCRYRFQENAYASDQGAEAVVHRTIMLVQPSSLPFRSPRDTPRPRTSGPQTATVVGPPGEEIWTDQYGRVKLQFRWDRYGQSNQDSSCWVRVSSPWAGGGFGGVQIPRVGDEVVVDFLNGDPDEPIVTGRVFNGEKMPPWGLPGSATQSGLLSRSSPGGTTDHANAFRFEDKKGAEQLWMHAERNFDAETELDHSLSVGNNHTHTVGNDETMQVNHNRQRSVGQNETVNIGQHRVAQVGGNETHAVAGNRTRSVGQNETVTISANRDATIGGTHSETVAKGKTETIGEGKTLNVGQMYQTTSQDMTTLVASSHTEEIGARTSTIAKAHTLTVGGEHTVNVGANHTTNVQHQVLVAAGDQLMLMCGASSILMKRDGTIAIQGINVTSTGTESHSVNGKTVTSSATGEHTVEGTILKLNP; encoded by the coding sequence GTGAATCGCGTATTCACACTCGACAGCCCGCACGGCGACGACTTGACGTTCCACACGCTCGACGGCTGCGAGGCACTCGGCCAGTTGTTCGAATTCCGGATCGAGGCGCTCGCCGACAGTCACAGCCTGTCGCTGAAGGACCTGCTCGGCAAGCCCGTGACGGTCCGCATCGAACAGCAGGACCTGTCGACGCGCTACCTGAACGGGATCGTCGCGCGGGCGTCGCTCGCCGGCCGGCGAGCGGAGCGGCACTACGGTTACGAGCTGGTGGTGCGGCCGTGGCTGTGGCTCGCGACGCGCCGCTCCGACTGCCGGATCTTCCAGAACCGCACCGTGCCCGACATCGTGCAGGAAGTGCTGGCGCCTTACGGTTTCCCCATCGAGAACAAGCTGACCGAAGCGTATGTGCCGCGCGAATACTGCGTGCAGTACAACGAGACCGACACTGCATTCGTGACGCGGCTGATGGAGTTCGAGGGCATCTATTTCCATTTCAGGCACGCGGCGGACCATCACACGCTCGTGCTGAGCGACGCGATGTCGTCGCACGTCGCGTTGCCCGGTTACGAAACGATCCCGTACATCGCACCGGATCGAACCGCGATCGCCGATGAGGAACACATCGACGGCTGGCTGCCCGCGCAGGAGGTTAGCGTCGGCAAGCATCAGACCACCGACTACGACTATACGAAGCCGCGCGCCGATCTTTCATCGCAGAAGGTCGATCCGCGCGGCCACGACCACGACAGCTTCGCGTCGTTCGAATGGCCGGGCGGGTATCGCGACGATACGCCCGGTGCGCACTACAGCCGCGTGCGGCTCGAGGAGCAGCAGGCCGAGCACGAGCGTGCGAGCGCCGATACCGACGTGCGCGGCGTCGCGCCCGGTTATGTGTTCACGCTCGAGCATTGCCCGCGCGCCGATCAGAATCGCGAGTACCTGATCGTGCGGTGTCGGTACCGTTTTCAGGAGAACGCGTATGCGAGCGACCAGGGCGCGGAGGCAGTCGTGCATCGGACCATAATGCTCGTGCAGCCGTCGAGCCTGCCTTTCCGGTCGCCCCGCGACACGCCGCGGCCGCGGACCAGCGGTCCGCAGACGGCCACCGTCGTCGGGCCGCCCGGCGAGGAGATCTGGACCGATCAGTACGGGCGCGTGAAGCTGCAGTTTCGCTGGGACCGGTATGGGCAGAGCAATCAGGATTCGTCGTGCTGGGTGCGCGTGTCGAGCCCGTGGGCCGGCGGCGGCTTCGGGGGCGTGCAGATTCCGCGGGTCGGCGATGAGGTCGTGGTCGATTTCCTGAACGGCGATCCGGATGAGCCGATCGTCACCGGGCGCGTATTCAACGGCGAAAAGATGCCGCCGTGGGGGTTGCCGGGCAGCGCGACGCAAAGCGGGCTGCTGTCCCGGTCGTCGCCGGGCGGGACGACCGACCATGCGAACGCGTTCCGGTTCGAGGACAAGAAGGGCGCCGAGCAGCTGTGGATGCATGCGGAGCGGAATTTCGATGCGGAGACCGAACTCGATCATTCGCTTTCCGTCGGTAACAACCATACGCATACGGTCGGCAACGACGAGACGATGCAGGTGAACCACAACCGGCAACGGAGTGTGGGGCAGAACGAGACGGTGAATATCGGCCAGCATCGCGTGGCGCAGGTCGGCGGGAACGAGACCCATGCGGTGGCGGGAAATCGCACGCGTTCGGTCGGACAGAACGAAACCGTGACGATCTCCGCCAATCGCGACGCGACCATCGGCGGTACGCACAGCGAGACGGTCGCGAAAGGCAAGACCGAAACCATCGGCGAAGGCAAGACGCTGAACGTCGGACAGATGTATCAGACGACGTCGCAGGACATGACGACGTTGGTTGCGTCGTCGCACACCGAGGAAATCGGTGCGAGGACGTCGACGATTGCGAAAGCGCATACGCTCACGGTCGGTGGAGAACACACCGTCAACGTTGGCGCGAACCACACGACGAACGTGCAGCATCAGGTGCTCGTCGCGGCCGGCGACCAACTGATGCTCATGTGCGGTGCATCGAGCATCCTGATGAAGCGCGACGGCACGATCGCGATCCAGGGCATCAACGTGACGTCGACCGGTACGGAAAGCCATAGCGTGAACGGCAAGACGGTGACATCGTCGGCGACGGGCGAGCACACCGTCGAAGGCACGATCCTGAAACTGAATCCATGA
- a CDS encoding RHS repeat-associated core domain-containing protein, protein MGLLAVKHLDPVVGIDVHSVLVAPSPTPVFLPHPHVGFMLDLREYVEAAKGVVGSIAMALVQEKVGTYLEDHPDVVKKLDAAASFASGKLTDIQDNAIVAEGLKLEQQAAALQSGIGNAIGVGVGMGGAAGRPIFVNGLMRATVGTHSYHVPGLHFPLGESFAPPPEPDPIPSDDAESFMGSRTVLANNDPMSFMALPALSCWSVGMEPPGHNSAHTERTYPSMPSSVMLPIPAGRPVMVGGPPVLNMVAAAKGLFKAFQGSKWAKSLADKLNLKSGFLRCKVLHAEPVDAITGDVVVQQHDFTVAGRLPLVWGRHFTSRHTRRGTVGAGWQTPADIRLELIRHAGRIGVAAYFPDHATTFDEIPGSGGWPARVHDWQHGHALYRRGDQLVLRTRAGIEHEFAGPACWQQATDMLEDGATLTLPVTRMADLNGNAWVFERGPEEGLVRLIECKGAAASGRAIECESGARGAARGNANLLTALTLIDADGHAHPLVRYEHDRYGNLITAFDAMGQPLRFAYADSHRMARHTNARGIAFYYSHRRYPDGVWRVDHAWGDNGIFDYHFAYDIGHGETRITDSLGYTTTLQTDDRDMPVARIDPLGGVWSYRYDAQGRTSTETDPAGRTTTWKYDIHGNLLARTLPDGSVVRAEYDATHHPVQVTDSGGRQWRCKWDECGNLLERTLPSQVSFYSEYNRHGQMIAHTKPGSVTTHFAYDRDGNLAEVVDVLGQRTRYMHDARGNCIETVNALGQVSTYAYDRNGNLTRAIEPGEREIFCSYDADGNLVRYRDPGGLVTQLEYSPLGKIAKWLAPDGTAVEHRYDTEGQLVGVVNERGEIYQLKRDALGRIVEEVDYWGQPLRYEYGATGDVRRSIDPLGQAVDYETDLLGRILRKRVPDPRQLDGIRTEIFSYDRNGNLITAENPDSRVELKYDVAGRVIEERQGERFVISKIHDAIGRLSERRTRLTAGREIITHTVRYEYDALGAVSSIRLDDAAAITFERDALGQIRVEHLSAELRRELSYTSEGALARQALFSDTGPLFSREYSYDANGELLETHDSRLGIERYQYDPVGKLTAHLDPAGKLHRFLYDATGDLLKTSVRHGDRHRTDAWIREGEYDGCYYAFDRVGNLIRKQGADQDLTLRWDASGQLIETTSLRPVLAGAEAHNVSIHVIYAYDAFRRRVRKTAHVTVEKKDSAGICDKASTSSYISHFFWDADTLTAEYACDAGGGDSRLRNPGAAAGPTRLQKSRTTEATVFRGGREWFYYPETFQALAVGYSRCPQGDDLTFPMTNEEQVRTSVPAGASDPASEPIPSMPALSGKRVFFFENDLNSAPVRMHDDCGRVTWETHYGPLGKAAGTEANLIKQPIRLQGQIFDWESGLAYNRHRYFDFGAGIFISQDPIGLDGGINPYQYAPNIFRWTDPTGLKKIPRKREEWVNGVRATIVVGSGTPQTYGSGTSGHAEQDALLDNILDMEDQDVILKDIEGDYRSKDKGNWVDPVTICTKRCRSEMFWAAHIGNVASLTFPMVVAKKFVRPVTIHRGHFEHLANEMENLKTSSKKQWEAITECEQGQCNHH, encoded by the coding sequence GTGGGGCTGCTGGCCGTCAAGCACCTGGATCCCGTCGTTGGAATCGACGTTCATTCGGTACTCGTCGCGCCGAGCCCGACACCGGTGTTTCTGCCGCATCCCCATGTCGGATTCATGCTCGATCTGCGGGAGTATGTCGAGGCGGCGAAGGGCGTCGTTGGCAGCATCGCGATGGCGCTTGTGCAGGAGAAGGTCGGCACGTATCTCGAGGATCATCCGGATGTCGTGAAGAAGCTCGACGCTGCGGCCTCGTTCGCTTCCGGAAAGCTCACCGATATCCAGGACAACGCGATCGTCGCCGAGGGACTGAAACTCGAGCAGCAAGCGGCGGCGCTCCAGAGCGGCATTGGAAACGCGATAGGCGTGGGCGTCGGAATGGGCGGTGCCGCAGGCCGGCCGATATTCGTGAACGGGTTGATGCGGGCCACGGTCGGCACACATTCATATCACGTGCCGGGGCTGCATTTCCCGCTCGGGGAGTCGTTTGCGCCGCCGCCAGAGCCGGATCCGATTCCATCAGACGACGCCGAATCATTTATGGGGAGCAGGACGGTGCTCGCCAACAACGATCCGATGTCGTTCATGGCGCTGCCGGCGTTGAGCTGCTGGTCGGTCGGCATGGAGCCGCCAGGGCACAACAGCGCGCATACGGAGCGGACCTATCCGTCGATGCCGAGCTCGGTGATGCTGCCGATTCCGGCAGGCAGGCCGGTGATGGTGGGGGGGCCGCCGGTGCTGAATATGGTCGCGGCGGCGAAGGGGCTGTTCAAGGCGTTTCAGGGATCGAAGTGGGCGAAGTCGCTGGCGGACAAGCTGAATTTGAAGTCGGGTTTCTTGCGGTGCAAGGTGTTGCATGCGGAGCCGGTGGACGCCATTACGGGCGACGTGGTTGTACAGCAACACGACTTCACGGTCGCCGGCCGTCTGCCACTGGTGTGGGGCCGCCATTTCACGAGCCGGCACACACGACGAGGCACGGTTGGCGCGGGCTGGCAAACACCCGCCGATATCCGTCTCGAATTGATTCGGCACGCGGGCCGCATAGGGGTGGCTGCCTATTTCCCGGATCACGCAACGACATTCGACGAAATTCCTGGTTCCGGCGGGTGGCCGGCTCGCGTGCACGACTGGCAGCACGGACACGCGTTGTACCGTCGGGGCGACCAACTGGTCCTGCGCACGCGTGCCGGGATCGAGCATGAGTTTGCCGGTCCAGCATGCTGGCAACAAGCAACGGACATGCTCGAGGACGGCGCGACCTTGACGCTTCCGGTCACGCGGATGGCCGACCTCAACGGGAATGCGTGGGTCTTCGAGCGCGGACCGGAAGAAGGTCTCGTGCGCCTCATCGAGTGCAAGGGTGCGGCGGCGAGCGGGCGCGCCATCGAGTGCGAGTCGGGGGCAAGAGGCGCGGCTCGCGGCAACGCAAACCTGCTGACCGCGCTGACGCTCATCGACGCCGACGGCCATGCACATCCGTTGGTTCGCTACGAGCATGATCGGTACGGCAACCTGATCACCGCGTTCGATGCGATGGGCCAACCACTTCGCTTCGCGTATGCCGACAGTCACCGGATGGCGCGCCACACAAACGCGCGGGGGATCGCCTTTTACTACAGTCACCGACGATATCCAGACGGGGTTTGGCGAGTCGATCACGCGTGGGGCGACAACGGCATATTCGACTACCACTTTGCCTATGACATCGGTCATGGCGAAACGCGGATCACCGATTCCTTGGGGTACACGACGACGCTTCAAACCGACGATCGTGACATGCCCGTTGCGAGAATCGATCCACTGGGTGGTGTGTGGAGTTACCGCTATGACGCACAGGGACGGACAAGTACCGAAACCGACCCGGCCGGGCGTACCACAACCTGGAAATACGATATCCACGGCAATCTGCTCGCGAGAACGCTGCCTGACGGGAGCGTGGTCCGCGCGGAGTACGACGCGACGCACCACCCCGTGCAGGTGACTGATTCGGGGGGCAGACAATGGCGTTGCAAATGGGATGAATGTGGCAACCTGCTCGAACGGACACTCCCGTCGCAAGTCAGCTTCTACTCCGAATACAACCGCCACGGTCAGATGATCGCCCATACGAAGCCAGGCAGTGTGACGACGCACTTCGCCTACGATCGCGATGGCAATCTCGCCGAGGTGGTCGATGTGCTTGGCCAACGTACCCGATATATGCACGATGCACGGGGCAACTGTATTGAGACTGTCAACGCATTGGGGCAGGTGAGTACCTATGCATACGATCGCAATGGCAACCTCACGCGAGCAATTGAACCCGGTGAACGGGAAATTTTTTGCAGCTACGACGCCGACGGCAATCTCGTTCGGTACCGGGATCCCGGCGGTCTCGTCACGCAACTCGAGTATTCGCCGTTGGGCAAGATTGCGAAATGGCTGGCGCCGGACGGGACCGCGGTCGAACACCGATACGACACCGAGGGGCAGCTTGTCGGCGTGGTCAACGAGCGCGGCGAGATTTATCAGCTGAAGCGCGATGCGTTGGGACGGATCGTGGAGGAGGTGGATTATTGGGGCCAGCCGCTGCGATACGAATACGGTGCAACCGGGGACGTGCGTCGTAGCATCGACCCGCTGGGACAGGCTGTCGACTATGAAACGGACTTGCTCGGGCGGATCCTGCGAAAGCGAGTCCCCGATCCACGTCAGCTTGATGGCATCCGTACCGAGATCTTCTCCTACGATCGTAATGGCAATCTGATCACCGCGGAAAATCCCGACAGCCGCGTCGAACTGAAATACGACGTGGCCGGTCGCGTCATCGAAGAAAGGCAGGGCGAGCGGTTCGTGATCAGCAAGATCCATGATGCGATCGGCCGTCTCAGCGAACGACGGACCCGGTTGACCGCCGGTCGCGAGATCATCACTCACACGGTTCGCTACGAGTATGACGCGCTCGGTGCAGTCAGTTCGATCCGGCTGGACGACGCGGCGGCGATCACGTTCGAACGCGACGCGCTCGGTCAAATTCGAGTCGAGCACCTTAGTGCCGAATTGCGTCGCGAATTGTCATACACGTCGGAGGGGGCGCTGGCCAGACAAGCGCTGTTTTCCGATACCGGCCCGTTGTTCTCCCGGGAATACTCGTACGATGCAAACGGCGAACTGCTGGAAACGCACGACTCGCGCCTGGGTATTGAGCGCTATCAGTACGATCCGGTGGGCAAGCTCACCGCTCACCTCGATCCGGCAGGCAAGCTTCATCGCTTCCTCTATGACGCCACCGGTGACCTGCTGAAAACCAGCGTCCGCCACGGAGACAGGCATCGGACTGACGCATGGATCCGGGAAGGTGAGTACGACGGCTGCTATTACGCATTTGACCGCGTGGGCAACTTGATCCGCAAACAGGGCGCCGACCAAGATCTGACGTTGAGATGGGATGCGTCCGGGCAACTGATCGAAACGACGTCGCTGCGACCGGTGCTCGCCGGTGCGGAGGCCCACAACGTCAGCATTCACGTCATATACGCATACGACGCATTCCGACGGCGCGTACGCAAGACTGCGCACGTCACCGTGGAGAAGAAGGACTCGGCAGGCATCTGCGACAAGGCCAGCACGTCGTCCTATATTTCCCACTTTTTTTGGGACGCAGATACGCTGACTGCCGAATACGCCTGCGACGCCGGCGGAGGAGACTCGCGTCTGCGCAATCCGGGCGCGGCGGCAGGGCCGACACGCTTGCAAAAGAGTCGTACGACCGAAGCGACGGTTTTTCGCGGTGGGCGCGAGTGGTTCTACTATCCGGAAACGTTTCAGGCTCTGGCTGTCGGATATTCCCGCTGTCCGCAGGGAGACGACCTCACTTTCCCGATGACAAACGAAGAGCAAGTCAGGACCTCCGTGCCGGCGGGAGCGTCAGATCCCGCCTCGGAACCGATACCGTCAATGCCTGCGCTTTCAGGGAAACGCGTGTTTTTCTTCGAGAACGATTTAAACTCGGCGCCCGTGCGGATGCATGACGATTGCGGCCGTGTGACCTGGGAGACGCATTATGGACCACTAGGAAAAGCCGCAGGTACTGAAGCGAACCTGATCAAGCAACCGATCAGGCTTCAAGGTCAGATTTTTGACTGGGAGTCAGGTCTTGCTTATAACAGGCACAGATATTTTGATTTTGGCGCCGGCATCTTCATAAGCCAGGATCCGATCGGCCTGGACGGCGGAATAAATCCCTACCAATACGCGCCAAATATATTTAGATGGACCGATCCGACAGGATTGAAGAAGATCCCGCGCAAGCGTGAGGAATGGGTCAATGGTGTACGCGCGACAATTGTCGTGGGCAGTGGAACGCCTCAAACCTATGGCAGCGGGACGTCCGGGCATGCGGAGCAGGACGCACTTCTTGACAATATCCTCGACATGGAGGATCAGGATGTCATATTGAAAGATATTGAGGGGGACTACCGCAGCAAAGATAAAGGGAATTGGGTCGATCCGGTTACGATCTGCACCAAGCGTTGCAGAAGCGAGATGTTCTGGGCGGCGCATATCGGAAATGTCGCCTCACTGACATTCCCAATGGTTGTCGCGAAAAAATTTGTTCGGCCAGTGACAATTCATCGCGGGCATTTCGAACACTTGGCCAATGAAATGGAAAACCTTAAAACCAGTTCAAAGAAGCAATGGGAAGCCATAACGGAATGTGAACAGGGTCAATGCAACCATCATTGA